The following are encoded together in the Actinoplanes sp. N902-109 genome:
- a CDS encoding fumarate reductase/succinate dehydrogenase flavoprotein subunit, which produces MTDAERVERHLYDVVVIGAGGAGLRAAIEARLAGKKTAIISKSLFGKAHTVMAEGGAAAAMGNVNSRDNWMVHFRDTMRGGKFLNNFRMAELHAKEAPERIWELETYGALFDRTKDGKISQRNFGGHEYPRLAHVGDRTGLELIRTLQQKIVSLQQEDFAETGNYESRIRVFAETTITELLLDGTRVAGAFGYYRESGTFILLEAPAVVLATGGVGRSYKVTSNSWEYTGDGHALALRAGATLINMEFLQFHPTGMVWPPSVKGILVTESVRGDGGVLRNSEGKRFMFDYVPDVFRKQYADTEEEADRWYTDPDNNRRPPELLPRDEVARAINSEVKAGRGTKSGGVFLDVSTRMPAETITRRLPSMYHQFKELADVDITKEPMEVGPTCHYVMGGVEVDPDTGAASGEVQGLFAAGEVSGGMHGSNRLGGNSLSDLLVFGKRAGEHAAAYAEAFQKRPRVSTADVQAALGTALAPLTRESGENPYQLQQDLQAVMGDLVGIIRREGELTDALKRLQELKKRVADVSASGGRRYNPGWHLALDLRNMLLVSECTARAALEREESRGGHTREDFPRMDAEWRKVNLVCSLDDSGDVHLERKPLPAMPRELLDLFEYGELTKYMTDEELS; this is translated from the coding sequence GTGACGGACGCTGAGCGCGTGGAGCGCCACCTGTACGACGTCGTCGTGATCGGCGCGGGCGGGGCCGGGCTGCGGGCCGCGATCGAGGCGCGGCTGGCCGGCAAGAAGACCGCCATCATCTCGAAATCGCTGTTCGGCAAGGCGCACACGGTCATGGCCGAGGGCGGCGCCGCAGCGGCGATGGGCAATGTGAACAGCCGCGACAACTGGATGGTGCACTTCCGCGACACCATGCGCGGCGGCAAGTTCCTCAACAACTTCCGGATGGCCGAACTGCACGCCAAGGAGGCGCCGGAACGGATCTGGGAACTGGAGACGTACGGCGCGCTGTTCGACCGCACCAAGGACGGCAAGATCTCACAGCGCAATTTCGGCGGCCACGAGTACCCCCGGCTGGCCCACGTCGGCGACCGCACCGGCCTGGAACTCATCCGCACCCTGCAGCAGAAGATCGTGTCGTTGCAGCAGGAGGATTTCGCCGAGACCGGGAACTACGAGTCGCGCATCCGGGTGTTCGCGGAGACCACGATCACCGAGTTGCTGCTCGACGGCACGCGGGTTGCCGGCGCCTTCGGTTACTACCGAGAGTCCGGCACGTTCATTTTGCTGGAGGCGCCGGCCGTGGTGCTGGCCACCGGCGGGGTCGGGCGTTCGTACAAGGTGACCTCGAACTCGTGGGAGTACACCGGGGACGGGCACGCGCTGGCACTGCGGGCCGGCGCGACGCTGATCAACATGGAGTTCCTGCAGTTCCACCCGACCGGCATGGTGTGGCCGCCGAGCGTGAAAGGCATCCTGGTCACCGAATCCGTACGCGGGGACGGCGGGGTGCTACGCAATTCCGAGGGCAAGCGGTTCATGTTCGACTACGTGCCCGACGTGTTCCGCAAGCAGTACGCGGACACCGAGGAGGAAGCCGACCGCTGGTACACCGACCCGGACAACAACCGACGGCCGCCGGAGCTGCTGCCCCGCGACGAGGTGGCCCGGGCGATCAACAGCGAGGTCAAGGCCGGGCGGGGCACCAAGTCCGGCGGCGTGTTCCTCGACGTGTCGACCCGGATGCCCGCCGAGACCATCACCCGGCGGTTGCCCTCGATGTACCACCAGTTCAAGGAACTGGCCGACGTCGACATCACCAAGGAACCGATGGAGGTCGGCCCGACCTGCCACTACGTGATGGGCGGGGTCGAGGTGGACCCGGACACCGGCGCGGCGTCCGGCGAGGTGCAGGGGCTGTTCGCGGCCGGTGAGGTCTCCGGTGGCATGCACGGCTCCAACCGGCTGGGCGGCAACTCGCTGTCCGACCTGCTGGTGTTCGGCAAACGCGCGGGAGAGCACGCGGCGGCGTACGCGGAGGCCTTCCAGAAACGACCCCGGGTCAGCACCGCCGATGTGCAGGCAGCGCTGGGCACCGCGCTGGCGCCGCTGACCCGCGAAAGCGGGGAGAACCCCTATCAATTGCAGCAGGATCTGCAGGCGGTGATGGGCGATCTGGTCGGCATCATCCGCCGCGAGGGCGAACTGACCGACGCGCTCAAACGGCTGCAGGAACTGAAGAAACGGGTCGCCGACGTCAGCGCGTCGGGCGGCCGGCGCTACAACCCGGGCTGGCATCTCGCCCTCGATCTGCGCAACATGCTGCTGGTCTCGGAATGTACGGCACGGGCCGCACTGGAACGCGAGGAGTCGCGCGGCGGCCACACCCGCGAGGACTTCCCGCGGATGGACGCGGAATGGCGGAAGGTGAACCTGGTCTGCTCACTCGACGACAGCGGTGACGTACACCTGGAACGCAAACCGTTGCCGGCCATGCCCCGTGAGCTCCTCGACCTTTTCGAGTACGGCGAACTCACCAAGTACATGACCGACGAGGAGCTCTCATGA